One segment of Nostoc flagelliforme CCNUN1 DNA contains the following:
- a CDS encoding phospholipase D-like domain-containing protein yields MFLASSAKPIDENLKKLVNEIEAQSPSLSVLAAREFRYSLRQTPVEVNIKEPRQFNVLEEFIIRAAIEFQPPPTEDELASVLGLDSVFIKTTTTTLRSLQTLSLTSPLTVTPEGRSFYEKGSVPQPPYPIQIYAITDPLSDKITFQSESLNETTITLPDLADFITIDHTIADIASLPLEEIQKSIQASGLALHVPEEGKIVTSYRVLASTQKIWRKISLFVIFDALEDKLSIQIRNGKQILDSASNWLEVLHAEGKISLQALCKLSTETINFEREAILKQKNSEIEARLENIRQKALEAATKTTSEIDNYKALGEAVQLRDGQISLAFSEVLNSATSQILIYSPWVNQAVVNEKFLNLLEKLANRGVRILIGHGIARRQEDEDKPIPPELEKQLRAIKTPDGLPSVQVFWLGDSHVKEVIVDKQIHLCGSHNWLSYRGDYLPRGESVYKVTIPHQVQEAYEFLATRFQNHAQKLWQNALKNRDFQLAVEFLCVWGALGMEDIALKEIQKNNWLELLPVWLNVALEGLKSKNLPGDSASFKTALSLLSQVSIEEAFIEELQQGWRKVIGAIAINNPKTALNLLSDEVWAQFLRLNIAQKSDSPDNFISQYTKTGN; encoded by the coding sequence ATGTTTCTAGCCTCTTCTGCTAAACCGATTGATGAAAATCTCAAAAAACTGGTAAACGAAATAGAAGCGCAAAGTCCTAGTTTATCAGTTTTAGCAGCGCGTGAATTTCGTTATAGTTTGCGTCAAACTCCTGTAGAAGTAAATATCAAGGAACCCCGCCAGTTTAACGTACTTGAAGAATTTATTATCCGCGCTGCTATTGAATTTCAACCTCCGCCAACAGAAGATGAATTAGCCTCTGTACTTGGGCTTGATTCTGTATTTATTAAAACCACTACTACAACTCTTCGTTCCTTACAAACTCTATCACTAACATCGCCACTAACAGTTACTCCTGAAGGTCGCTCATTTTATGAAAAAGGGTCTGTACCACAGCCGCCATATCCTATACAAATTTATGCTATTACAGACCCTTTAAGCGACAAGATAACCTTCCAATCTGAATCCTTAAACGAGACAACGATAACTTTACCTGACTTGGCAGACTTTATCACTATTGATCATACAATTGCTGATATTGCTTCCTTACCCCTTGAGGAAATCCAAAAAAGTATTCAAGCTTCAGGTTTAGCACTTCATGTACCAGAAGAGGGAAAAATCGTAACTTCCTATAGGGTACTAGCTTCGACTCAAAAAATCTGGAGAAAAATATCGCTTTTCGTTATCTTTGATGCTCTTGAAGATAAATTGAGCATTCAAATAAGAAATGGAAAGCAAATTTTAGATTCAGCATCAAATTGGTTAGAAGTGCTACACGCTGAAGGTAAAATATCTTTGCAAGCATTATGTAAATTATCGACTGAAACCATCAATTTTGAACGTGAAGCGATTCTCAAGCAGAAAAATTCTGAAATAGAAGCTAGGCTTGAAAATATTCGCCAAAAGGCCCTAGAAGCTGCCACAAAAACTACTAGTGAGATAGATAACTATAAAGCGTTAGGGGAAGCCGTACAGTTACGCGATGGACAAATTAGCCTAGCTTTTTCAGAAGTTTTAAATTCGGCTACAAGTCAGATTCTAATTTATTCTCCTTGGGTTAATCAGGCAGTTGTCAATGAAAAATTTCTAAATTTATTAGAGAAATTAGCTAATCGCGGAGTTCGGATTTTAATTGGACATGGAATTGCGCGGCGACAAGAAGATGAAGATAAACCAATTCCACCAGAATTAGAAAAACAACTTCGAGCGATCAAAACCCCTGATGGTTTACCATCTGTACAGGTTTTTTGGTTGGGAGATTCCCATGTTAAAGAAGTAATAGTTGATAAACAAATCCATCTTTGCGGATCTCATAACTGGTTATCCTATCGCGGCGATTACCTACCACGAGGTGAGTCAGTTTATAAAGTTACAATTCCACATCAAGTTCAGGAAGCTTATGAATTTCTTGCTACTCGCTTCCAAAATCACGCTCAAAAATTATGGCAAAATGCTCTAAAAAACCGTGATTTTCAACTGGCTGTAGAGTTTTTATGTGTGTGGGGTGCGCTAGGGATGGAAGATATTGCACTCAAAGAGATACAAAAAAATAATTGGTTGGAACTTCTGCCTGTATGGTTGAATGTAGCACTAGAGGGATTAAAATCGAAGAATTTACCAGGTGATTCAGCAAGTTTTAAAACTGCACTTTCGTTGCTGAGTCAAGTTTCTATTGAAGAAGCTTTTATTGAGGAATTGCAACAGGGATGGCGTAAAGTTATCGGGGCGATCGCAATTAACAATCCCAAAACTGCTTTAAACTTACTTAGTGATGAAGTCTGGGCGCAATTTCTACGCCTCAATATTGCCCAAAAGAGTGATTCACCTGATAATTTTATTTCTCAATATACCAAAACTGGTAACTGA